In Cyanobacteriota bacterium, one genomic interval encodes:
- a CDS encoding DUF5615 family PIN-like protein: MSSLRLLADVHISPLTVAALKSQGYDIVRTTDLLPATASDAEVLDLARVEGRVVLTQDLDFSMLVALGNYGLPSLITLRLSSAKPNVVAQKLLDALPIVETELIEGAAITISDDSVRVRKLPIR; this comes from the coding sequence ATGAGTAGTCTGCGTTTGCTGGCTGACGTTCATATCTCTCCTTTAACAGTTGCGGCTTTAAAGTCACAGGGCTACGACATAGTCCGCACTACAGACTTGTTGCCTGCGACTGCTTCCGATGCGGAAGTTTTGGATCTTGCCAGAGTAGAAGGCAGAGTCGTCTTAACGCAAGACTTAGATTTTTCCATGCTGGTGGCTCTCGGTAATTATGGCCTGCCCAGTTTGATTACATTACGCCTGTCTTCTGCCAAGCCTAACGTAGTTGCTCAAAAGCTCCTAGATGCTTTACCTATTGTGGAAACGGAACTAATAGAAGGTGCAGCAATTACTATTAGCGATGATTCTGTGCGTGTTCGTAAACTTCCAATTCGATGA